Below is a window of Impatiens glandulifera chromosome 2, dImpGla2.1, whole genome shotgun sequence DNA.
agtAAAATACAATAACTCATTTCCTCACAAGGTTTtgaattttcacaaaaataaaaccaattatccatatttttttagtaatgtCTCCTTGATTGAtgagtttatataaaacttCTCGATGGAGATGGAACAAAAGaacaattcaaaatcaattactCTTGAAAACTAAGTGACAACCTATAACAtcatttatttctatttatatataattaactaattcaCAGTTATTCAAAAAGGTAAAAcaacattttaatttcaaaaacttttataatatacatttttttgtaaaataatatataattattgaaactTAAATAAGCCATCATTCATCTACATAGAAAAACATATAAGAAAGAGAAGTGAGTTGGAAAATCCTACAGCaataaaatagtgaataaaGTGAATAAATAATTACACAATAGTCCTTTTATAATCATATTAAacctatttatatataaagaaaataactaattaactttaacattttaaatttgtagtaaatggcaaatttaaatttgttgactaaatatatatttatttttcacttatCACAATATTACATTTTCTCTCTTAAATATAatgcatttaataaaaaaatgtacaatttttattatttaaaaacacttaataatttctatatttaattttttattattataaatattttaaaatatatatatattatatatgccACTATAAatgcattttaattatttctacaATTTATTTAGATAGATATTGACAATTAGTTAAGATCAATTAAGTGACAAGAACAcagctcattttttttttcttttataataataagaatacaATTGTTAGTAGCTTaccttttcaaattatatatataaatggctCACACTTATATCAGATTACAAGATTGAAGTAGATCGAAATCTATCAGTATAATTCAGTAGTAATGGGAAATTGGGTAGAAGAATACAAACCTGTGATGGCTATGGTAGGATTGCAGTTCACTTATGCAGGAATCTCCATAACCACAAGGAAAGCCCTTCTGCATGGAATGAGCCCCTCTGTTTTTGTTGTCTACAGACAAGCCATAGCCACCATCTTCATTGCTCCTTTCGCTTTCCTAACATCAAGGTAAGTACTTACGTAAGACTATGCATCTTCTTCGTCTTCATTTTCAAACCTTAATTGTTCTTGTTTTGTATGTGCTGCCAGGAGGAAAGGAACATCTGGTCGACTTGGTTTGACGTCGAGGAGCTTTGGTTTGATCTTCTTGGCTTCCCTTATTGGGTAACTCactcattcattcattcaaatcTATTATTTGTACTTGTTGGGAATTAATTCGTtcaattgaattatatatatgaagagtGACAATCAACCAAAACGTATATTTCCAAGGACTGTACCTGGCTTCTGCATCCATGGCAAGCGCAATGACTAATCTTTTGCCTGCCATCACCTTCCTTCTCGCAATAGCAGTCGGGTAATTCAATCTCAGTTAATGcaaactattttataataataatcattacCTTAAGAATGCTTTCACTATGTATAGATTGGAGAGGATAAAATTTGGGAGCATGAGAAGTTTGGCGAAAATGGTGGGAACTGCATTATGTGTTCTAGGAGCTGTTTCCATGGCATTGCTTAAAGGGCCAAAGCTTCTAAATTCAGATCATATTCCCCAATCTCTGTTAATTGTTTATGGATTAGGAGGAAGGCAGAGTGCTGATCATGATCATTGGCTTCTTGGATGTCTCTATCTCCTTGGAAGCAATCTCCTCTGGTCTATTTGGCTAATTTTACAGGTACTCAATTGTCTGTAAACAAAAACCCATCccattatatattatgatttttattacttttaatgaagaaaatatattaaatctttACAGATACCTCTCACAGCAAGCCATCCTGATCTGATCTCACTTACTGCCTGGATGTGTTTTCTTGGAACAATACAATCTGCAGTTGTTACTTCTTTCCTTGAGCCTAACATCGAAGCTTGGCGAATTAATTCCAACATTGAACTCTTCGCTTGTCTCTTCGCGGTATGCCTATACCAAAATCATACTTCTCGATCATCCATGTGTTCATTATTTAAACTTGTTTATGCAGGGAATAATAGGTTCTGCATTTTCCTTCTTTGTGCAAGCATGGTGCATATCGCAAAGAGGGCCACTGTTTTCTGCCATGTTCAATCCCCTTGGCACGGTTATAGTCTCCATTTTTGCCACAATCTTTCTCCAAGAAGAGGTGTTTTTAGGaaggtaataataatattaataaaagaatctTAGTAATTTAAGTATGACTATGATCACTTATGTAAATTTGATTTCAGCTCCATAGGGGCTATTGGAGTGATAATTGGTCTATATATTGTTCTATGGGGGAAAGCTAAAGACATCAAACAACCTAAACTGGATGAATTTGATCATGAAAATCCTAAAACCAATCAATCAACTGTGGAGGCCGAGGCTGGAGCAGATGAATCATCCGACGTCATTGATCTTGAGAAACCCCTCTTAGTATAGATTTTGTCATCGATAAACGATCTGCTGCACTCACTCAAATGTATCAATTTTGTAAACCAATTATATTGTTTCCAAATCTCATATAATTTTGCATTCAATTAAGTCAAAATTAAGCAATAAGCATTGGAATATCCCACATTCTCTTATGATGATAATATTAACAATTATTGTAGGATAGGGCCTCACTAATCATAGTATGTCGTTATTATGATGAGTCAGTTCATGCGTGTATCAGACTATGACTGACTGTGCATCCACTAAGGCATGTTCTATACTAATGAAGAActtataataatactttttgttttgttcttcctcaatgaaaacaaaaaacatGACAACTATTTACAGCAAAACTGAATCTAAAAGCCAGGCAACAGGTTTATCTTCTAGACGATGATGgttcatttgttatttttttttttgagaacgttAAGTTCCGCTTCTCTTTTGGAGTGGGGTTAAGCACATAACTCAGAAACACACTTAACTAATTAACCAGGCGAGCGGAACTTATCACCTGACGAACTCGAACTCATAACCTCAAGAAGGTCGGGAATATCCACctccactaggct
It encodes the following:
- the LOC124924731 gene encoding WAT1-related protein At4g30420 — its product is MGNWVEEYKPVMAMVGLQFTYAGISITTRKALLHGMSPSVFVVYRQAIATIFIAPFAFLTSRRKGTSGRLGLTSRSFGLIFLASLIGVTINQNVYFQGLYLASASMASAMTNLLPAITFLLAIAVGLERIKFGSMRSLAKMVGTALCVLGAVSMALLKGPKLLNSDHIPQSLLIVYGLGGRQSADHDHWLLGCLYLLGSNLLWSIWLILQIPLTASHPDLISLTAWMCFLGTIQSAVVTSFLEPNIEAWRINSNIELFACLFAGIIGSAFSFFVQAWCISQRGPLFSAMFNPLGTVIVSIFATIFLQEEVFLGSSIGAIGVIIGLYIVLWGKAKDIKQPKLDEFDHENPKTNQSTVEAEAGADESSDVIDLEKPLLV